The following proteins are encoded in a genomic region of Candidatus Margulisiibacteriota bacterium:
- a CDS encoding ankyrin repeat domain-containing protein: MNKIISTNNLNIEKFLRQQLVLLDEGFNIFAGDNGTAFIDRLIKYSGSVRDRIELLSQYKTLNFLTKHKPEPGENTRSKAITAIYSCLHNLREDNQNIILLVLARNFGMLGFIDPETAEEKLLKTKPYDDKHLFKNELLCSIRMGNFQNVQQYITLRADVQVKDENNLSALMKAVYGGNEIAFKYFVGYTNKDLSILRGLAHITSIEEQWREGLENSMGEFKKMIAALIQAGADINDADMNGDTVLMNIIKLGHKDLLSMLLERDVNIEARNNQGKTALMIAVHYKRTDMVELLLNAGADTEVPEV; this comes from the coding sequence ATGAACAAGATTATATCAACGAACAATCTGAATATAGAAAAATTTCTTAGACAACAGCTGGTGTTGCTGGATGAGGGTTTCAATATTTTTGCGGGTGATAATGGCACAGCCTTTATAGACAGACTGATAAAATATAGCGGTTCTGTTAGGGATAGAATAGAACTGCTCTCGCAATATAAAACACTGAATTTTTTAACAAAACATAAACCGGAACCAGGTGAAAACACGCGTTCCAAAGCCATAACCGCAATATATTCATGTTTACATAATTTGAGAGAAGATAATCAAAATATTATTTTGTTGGTTTTGGCCAGGAATTTTGGAATGCTGGGATTTATTGATCCTGAAACTGCGGAAGAAAAATTATTGAAGACCAAACCATATGATGATAAACATTTGTTCAAAAATGAACTTTTGTGTTCTATAAGAATGGGAAATTTTCAAAACGTACAGCAATATATTACTCTTCGAGCTGATGTGCAAGTAAAGGATGAAAATAATTTGTCAGCTTTGATGAAAGCCGTTTATGGCGGTAATGAGATTGCTTTTAAATATTTCGTGGGATACACAAATAAAGATTTGTCTATATTAAGAGGGCTTGCTCATATAACAAGTATTGAGGAGCAATGGCGCGAAGGGCTGGAGAACAGCATGGGTGAATTTAAAAAAATGATTGCGGCTCTGATACAGGCAGGGGCGGATATTAATGATGCAGACATGAATGGCGATACTGTATTAATGAATATAATCAAGCTGGGTCATAAAGACTTATTGAGCATGCTGCTGGAACGCGACGTAAATATTGAGGCGCGGAATAATCAAGGCAAAACAGCGTTAATGATTGCTGTTCATTACAAAAGAACAGATATGGTAGAACTGTTGCTTAATGCCGGAGCCGACACCGAAGTGCCAGAGGTTTAA
- a CDS encoding ankyrin repeat domain-containing protein, producing the protein MNKIIAFTSIEQLEEFFKEKLFPIEGYVNIFEGKNGTLIVDNLLKYKQMGRDIIELLARYENLYFLKKSKPQPLSDAHSRALTAVYSCFHNLRPDNKEAVLQVLIKSFSALGFNMKLKGSKAEPDFLKDKLLDALRITNKTLLKDLIEQGADINARDNNNISILMNAIIRCDEQLFLYSIAFRNQDISALRGMGHVTSLEEQWQNLNRSLNEAEEMVKMIIEAGANIEDSDQNGDTILMNAIKLGYTDTVKMLLERGVNFEAQNNEGKTALMTAVIHKKPDIVKLLLDAGANTEVLDNEGCPAMVYALAEPIPITQNELVQLINNARTARNR; encoded by the coding sequence ATGAATAAGATCATTGCGTTTACAAGTATTGAGCAGTTGGAAGAGTTCTTCAAGGAAAAACTGTTTCCGATTGAAGGGTATGTGAATATATTTGAAGGCAAAAACGGCACGCTGATAGTCGATAATCTGCTTAAATATAAACAAATGGGCAGGGACATAATTGAACTGCTTGCCAGATATGAAAATCTTTATTTTCTGAAAAAATCAAAACCACAACCTCTGAGTGACGCACATTCCAGAGCCTTGACAGCTGTCTATTCCTGTTTCCATAATTTGCGTCCGGACAATAAAGAAGCTGTATTGCAGGTTTTGATTAAAAGTTTTTCCGCGTTAGGATTTAATATGAAATTAAAAGGGTCAAAAGCTGAACCTGATTTTTTAAAAGACAAATTATTGGATGCCTTAAGAATAACAAACAAAACGCTGCTTAAGGATTTGATCGAACAAGGAGCAGATATAAATGCCAGAGATAATAATAATATATCAATATTAATGAACGCAATTATCAGATGTGATGAACAGTTGTTCCTTTATTCAATTGCTTTTCGTAATCAGGACATTTCTGCACTAAGAGGGATGGGTCATGTTACAAGTCTTGAAGAACAATGGCAGAATTTGAATAGAAGTTTAAACGAAGCAGAAGAAATGGTTAAGATGATAATTGAAGCCGGAGCAAACATAGAAGATTCGGACCAGAATGGGGACACAATTTTAATGAACGCGATTAAGCTGGGTTATACGGATACTGTAAAAATGCTGCTGGAGCGGGGTGTAAATTTTGAAGCGCAAAATAATGAAGGGAAAACAGCACTTATGACCGCAGTTATACACAAGAAACCTGACATTGTAAAATTGCTGCTGGATGCCGGCGCCAATACTGAAGTGCTGGATAATGAAGGATGCCCGGCTATGGTATATGCCCTGGCAGAACCTATTCCTATTACGCAAAATGAGCTGGTGCAGTTAATAAATAATGCCAGGACAGCGAGAAATCGTTAA
- a CDS encoding ankyrin repeat domain-containing protein yields MYKVISINTVSLLTFLRNKLRDMQTTRKNIFTLFIAKELVRKMIELKEAGVNLCQEFAELPECDVLKNDFKPELDPAKESTIALNSIYHCLKNLNDSNQEKVLVSLAEAFRKLGYKNIKRSKLLFETLKSLMDDEEKFKLMLKMIDNSDINQQDESGRTLLMWAAMSSNVMATEELLKRKADPNILGNENNGALMYSMWDLRISRKPETQIKVTELLVKAGADINQANENGETPLNYSIVGRRGYFFKALVKNYPGNFDSNTKGAMTPLMQFIAHGYHNGDKDMTKLFIDKTININTRESNKGQTVLYMAVNKSDKELLTMLLAREDLDPNIRNNDGCTPLYEAVSQKDEGMVDLLIADRRCDLNISNNSGVTPLMLAAGTLDGKGILLKLIIAGADPDAKDNKGETALMYAVRHGDDDMRQILIIAGADAQLKNKKGQTARDVAKELQYPAIEEFLASIIEE; encoded by the coding sequence ATGTATAAAGTAATTTCTATAAATACCGTGAGTTTGTTGACATTTCTACGAAATAAACTGCGGGATATGCAGACCACCCGCAAGAATATTTTTACGTTGTTTATCGCCAAAGAACTGGTCAGAAAAATGATAGAGCTGAAAGAAGCGGGTGTAAATTTATGTCAGGAATTTGCTGAACTTCCTGAATGCGATGTTTTAAAAAATGATTTCAAACCGGAACTCGACCCTGCGAAGGAAAGCACAATAGCCCTTAATTCTATATATCATTGTTTGAAAAATTTAAACGATAGTAATCAGGAAAAAGTTTTGGTATCTTTGGCTGAGGCTTTCAGAAAACTTGGTTATAAAAATATTAAAAGAAGCAAGCTGCTTTTTGAGACATTGAAATCGTTGATGGATGACGAGGAGAAATTCAAGCTAATGCTGAAGATGATCGATAATTCGGATATTAACCAGCAGGATGAATCAGGCAGAACACTACTTATGTGGGCGGCAATGAGTTCCAATGTTATGGCTACTGAAGAACTGCTGAAGCGTAAAGCCGACCCAAATATTCTGGGCAATGAAAATAATGGGGCCTTGATGTACTCGATGTGGGACCTCAGAATATCAAGAAAGCCGGAAACTCAGATAAAAGTGACGGAACTTCTGGTAAAAGCCGGAGCTGATATTAATCAAGCAAATGAGAATGGGGAAACACCTTTAAATTACAGTATAGTAGGAAGGAGAGGTTACTTTTTTAAAGCCCTGGTAAAAAATTATCCGGGAAACTTTGATTCAAATACCAAAGGGGCAATGACTCCTCTTATGCAATTTATAGCGCATGGTTATCATAATGGTGACAAGGATATGACTAAATTATTTATTGATAAAACAATAAATATCAATACCCGTGAATCAAATAAAGGACAAACAGTATTATACATGGCTGTAAACAAATCCGATAAGGAGCTGTTAACCATGCTTTTAGCCAGGGAAGACCTGGACCCGAATATTCGGAATAATGATGGTTGCACACCTTTGTATGAGGCTGTAAGTCAAAAAGATGAAGGTATGGTAGACCTTTTAATAGCTGACCGCAGATGTGATCTGAATATAAGTAATAACTCAGGTGTTACACCGTTGATGCTGGCTGCCGGCACACTTGACGGCAAGGGCATTTTATTAAAGCTGATAATCGCCGGCGCTGATCCTGACGCAAAGGACAACAAGGGAGAAACAGCCCTGATGTATGCTGTTCGCCATGGAGATGATGATATGAGGCAGATTCTGATAATCGCCGGTGCCGACGCGCAGCTGAAAAACAAAAAAGGGCAAACAGCGAGAGATGTAGCAAAGGAACTTCAGTATCCCGCAATTGAAGAGTTTTTAGCGTCAATAATAGAAGAATAG
- a CDS encoding ankyrin repeat domain-containing protein: MNKIIAILNQDFLTSFLEIKIRLLKENRNIFSMSDADRLLDGLVALRKSGVNLRILISKCNGLEFLKSDSKPQIDKTCEESLRRSGAMVSVWTCLEKLDDTNKDSVLKKLTRDFPLLGFQNNKYSTKSPGYLGRKLIKAVKKDNSAEVENLLKQGADPNAVDTDKNGTSVLIYADKLEILSLLLESEVNINKKNLRGQTALMWFVIAGKSEMVRELLQAGVDVDSKDDWGKTALMYALYDFASNSKINRREIIKDLLQAGADYRIPTLLMTLVRFEYLIFWYMLTKSK; encoded by the coding sequence ATGAATAAAATTATCGCAATATTAAATCAAGATTTTTTAACAAGTTTCCTGGAAATAAAAATCCGGCTTTTAAAGGAAAACCGTAATATATTTTCCATGTCCGACGCGGACCGGCTGCTGGACGGGCTGGTTGCTTTGCGCAAGTCCGGAGTGAATCTGAGAATATTAATTTCAAAATGCAATGGACTTGAATTTTTAAAATCGGACAGCAAACCGCAAATAGATAAAACCTGTGAAGAAAGCCTGCGCAGGTCAGGAGCGATGGTCTCCGTATGGACATGTCTGGAAAAACTTGACGATACAAACAAAGATAGCGTGCTGAAAAAGTTAACCCGTGATTTTCCTTTGCTGGGCTTTCAGAACAATAAATATTCGACCAAAAGTCCCGGTTATCTGGGAAGGAAATTAATAAAAGCTGTAAAAAAAGATAATTCGGCTGAAGTAGAAAATCTGCTTAAACAGGGCGCTGACCCCAATGCGGTTGATACTGATAAAAATGGAACAAGCGTTTTAATATACGCGGACAAACTGGAAATACTAAGTTTATTGCTGGAGTCTGAAGTTAATATTAATAAAAAGAACCTTAGAGGGCAAACTGCTTTAATGTGGTTCGTTATCGCTGGAAAATCGGAAATGGTCCGGGAATTGCTTCAGGCCGGAGTGGATGTTGACTCCAAGGATGATTGGGGGAAAACAGCCTTAATGTATGCTCTCTATGACTTTGCTTCTAATTCCAAAATAAATAGAAGGGAAATAATAAAAGACCTTTTACAAGCAGGTGCGGATTACCGTATTCCTACATTACTCATGACACTTGTCCGTTTTGAGTACCTTATATTCTGGTACATGCTCACAAAAAGTAAATAA
- a CDS encoding ankyrin repeat domain-containing protein: protein MSKYKIIANKNEVVIPELLSEKLELLRNGKNIFVLEDAEQTYDLLLDLKAVNVSINELLAVNEKLIFLLDMTEPVVREEQPETQIRKSIYICLKNLRQDNKTQILGHLARDMGKLGFRSPAEEPLPAAYLTKELMNAIVNEDYSEVYYILSKHPDLNYRLAEYDENTPLIYAILKENSELVRDMIAMGAEVNLPNIAKATPLMAAAKCGNPGIVNLLLESGAISAINSQDESGMTALMYAAEKGQIRIIKILKNCGANVTMTNNAGFDAQSFAFFSGKFIASWLLRSNKKNEI from the coding sequence ATGAGTAAATATAAAATTATCGCGAATAAAAATGAAGTCGTAATACCTGAATTGTTAAGTGAGAAGTTGGAACTTTTAAGGAATGGCAAAAACATATTTGTTCTGGAAGACGCTGAGCAAACATATGATTTGTTGTTAGATTTGAAAGCAGTAAACGTATCGATTAATGAATTGCTGGCCGTTAATGAAAAATTAATTTTTTTACTGGATATGACCGAACCTGTTGTAAGAGAAGAACAACCTGAAACTCAAATCAGGAAATCGATTTATATATGCCTGAAGAACTTGCGTCAGGATAACAAAACTCAGATTTTGGGACATCTGGCGCGTGATATGGGAAAATTGGGGTTTCGAAGTCCGGCCGAGGAGCCATTACCGGCAGCTTATTTAACTAAAGAATTAATGAACGCTATCGTTAATGAAGATTATTCAGAAGTCTATTATATATTGAGTAAACATCCTGATTTGAATTATCGATTAGCTGAATATGATGAGAATACGCCTTTAATATATGCGATCCTTAAAGAGAACTCAGAATTGGTCAGGGACATGATCGCGATGGGTGCTGAGGTGAATCTGCCCAACATCGCTAAAGCCACACCGCTCATGGCTGCCGCTAAATGTGGTAATCCTGGAATTGTTAATTTACTGCTGGAATCCGGAGCAATTTCTGCGATAAATAGTCAGGATGAGAGCGGGATGACAGCTTTAATGTACGCTGCTGAGAAGGGACAAATCAGAATAATAAAGATTTTAAAAAATTGCGGTGCAAATGTAACCATGACAAACAATGCAGGGTTTGATGCTCAAAGTTTTGCTTTTTTTTCTGGGAAATTTATAGCCAGCTGGCTATTAAGATCAAATAAAAAAAATGAAATATGA
- a CDS encoding ankyrin repeat domain-containing protein codes for MFNKLIAIGVNDDLQKFLDEECNLSQITGGNLSDQDLRNFIGIALLLKRSGVNLDELVLKIESFNQNRTIKPELRKQLLLLQEKKNIFTGENAQTLLQDLLDVKKEGKDLCLLLNEFTDIDFFSLLNEEAELEDTDSLQRAKKSVAVCLQQLNNENQKNVLSRLARDFGILGFQNICVVEKSYELGKELLKAIFNKQYDEAADLILRGADPDYKNPGISGFNSLMLAAWNGQNKLVALLIANGADVNEKGYTDEGWTAMHAAAFHDQPLVIRELIKGGADVNDRTKSLKTPLIKAAEKGFLETVKELVTLNADLDAKDEKGQTALMKACEGGHMEIVDYLLGKDAFLEAEDNEGNTPFNMAVIKGHKEIVKKLISRVSDINYQNYAGETALQLARKHRSGEIIEIIKRAGGR; via the coding sequence ATGTTTAATAAATTAATAGCAATTGGCGTTAATGATGATTTGCAAAAGTTTTTGGATGAAGAATGCAATTTAAGCCAAATTACAGGTGGTAATTTATCTGATCAGGACCTGAGAAACTTTATAGGAATAGCTTTGTTGCTGAAAAGATCAGGGGTAAATCTTGATGAACTGGTGTTAAAAATAGAAAGTTTCAATCAAAACAGGACCATTAAACCTGAGCTTAGAAAGCAATTACTCTTACTGCAGGAGAAAAAGAATATTTTTACCGGCGAGAACGCCCAAACTTTATTACAGGATTTGCTGGATGTTAAAAAAGAAGGGAAAGATTTGTGCTTGCTTTTGAACGAATTCACAGATATTGATTTTTTTTCACTGCTTAATGAGGAGGCTGAATTGGAGGATACAGATTCTCTGCAGCGAGCTAAAAAATCTGTCGCAGTTTGTTTGCAGCAGTTGAATAATGAAAACCAGAAAAATGTTTTGAGCAGATTAGCCAGGGATTTCGGAATTCTGGGTTTTCAGAACATATGTGTAGTTGAGAAATCCTATGAATTGGGAAAAGAATTGCTGAAGGCTATATTTAATAAACAATATGATGAAGCAGCAGATTTAATATTAAGAGGAGCTGATCCGGATTATAAAAATCCAGGTATCAGCGGTTTTAACAGTTTAATGCTGGCTGCCTGGAATGGACAGAACAAACTGGTTGCTTTGTTGATTGCAAATGGGGCAGATGTAAACGAGAAGGGATATACAGATGAAGGATGGACAGCCATGCATGCCGCTGCATTTCACGATCAGCCATTAGTTATAAGAGAGCTGATAAAAGGCGGAGCAGATGTTAATGATCGTACTAAAAGTTTGAAAACACCGTTAATAAAAGCTGCTGAAAAAGGTTTTTTGGAAACTGTAAAAGAACTTGTAACATTAAACGCGGACCTGGATGCTAAAGATGAAAAAGGCCAAACAGCTTTGATGAAAGCCTGTGAAGGAGGTCATATGGAAATAGTGGATTATTTGCTGGGAAAAGACGCATTTCTTGAAGCTGAAGATAATGAAGGGAACACCCCGTTTAATATGGCCGTAATAAAAGGACATAAGGAAATAGTAAAAAAATTGATAAGCAGGGTGTCAGACATAAATTACCAGAATTATGCAGGAGAAACTGCATTACAGCTCGCACGCAAACACAGGAGCGGTGAAATAATCGAGATAATAAAAAGAGCCGGAGGCAGATAG
- a CDS encoding ankyrin repeat domain-containing protein — MNKKIVSMVISRTALLLEELVKKENPFLINGEGFIQELLLLKDSGKNIRNILGQVKELDFLLNNNVPDIDAKDRTSKAKKSIYICLENLNDKNQKQITGILARDLIVLGFRRNCYLGEELYQAIELADSKQVKELINKGADINYKNKEGKSILIRATELNYDNLVKELINAGVDINGFEKGTSDIFIDHGDTALIKSIKQNNDKIYKLLINAGADVNYRDNDKHTPLMFAIYYNQEKFVRDLIKRGADIHARDREREKPVFTLAVEKGNMNIIKLLFSKGARVNDEDRVGWTALMTAAEQGNPALLNMLVKAGAKINHICKNGWTPLFRAVFGGKIYNVRILLENKADVHLGKSPLGSAVYHGHLDIIKILIKEGINVNVVDENSMVKDTPLICAAYRRRSAIVVELLKAGADVRLRDYKGRTALLNALEADQYPCDEDTVLALINGGADINDKLSYETTDSVFRKVVSWKMTKVVDVMLQKGVSRADMEAGMEYAKRFLTVDDKYWQIYLKLQQLLKGD; from the coding sequence ATGAATAAAAAAATCGTTTCAATGGTTATTTCCAGAACTGCATTGCTTTTGGAAGAATTGGTCAAAAAGGAGAATCCATTCCTTATAAATGGTGAAGGATTTATTCAAGAATTATTATTATTAAAAGATTCTGGCAAAAACATCAGAAATATTCTCGGGCAGGTTAAAGAACTGGATTTTTTATTAAATAATAATGTTCCTGATATTGATGCCAAGGATCGAACCAGCAAAGCTAAAAAGTCCATATATATCTGCCTGGAAAATTTGAATGACAAAAATCAGAAGCAGATCACTGGGATACTGGCGAGAGATCTGATTGTTCTGGGATTTCGTCGGAACTGTTATCTGGGCGAGGAGCTTTATCAGGCTATAGAATTGGCGGACAGTAAACAGGTAAAGGAACTTATAAATAAAGGCGCTGATATTAATTATAAAAACAAAGAGGGTAAAAGCATTTTGATCAGGGCAACAGAACTAAATTACGATAACCTGGTCAAGGAATTGATTAATGCGGGAGTGGATATAAACGGTTTCGAAAAAGGTACATCAGATATTTTTATTGATCATGGCGATACGGCTTTAATTAAGTCCATAAAACAGAATAACGATAAGATTTACAAATTGTTGATAAATGCGGGAGCAGATGTGAATTATAGGGATAATGATAAACATACTCCTTTAATGTTCGCGATTTATTATAATCAGGAAAAGTTTGTACGGGACTTGATAAAAAGAGGCGCGGATATTCATGCCCGAGACAGGGAACGAGAAAAGCCGGTTTTTACATTAGCCGTAGAAAAAGGCAACATGAATATTATTAAGCTACTTTTTAGCAAAGGAGCACGAGTAAATGATGAAGACCGCGTTGGCTGGACTGCGCTGATGACAGCGGCAGAGCAAGGCAACCCAGCTTTGCTGAATATGCTTGTTAAAGCCGGTGCAAAGATTAATCATATATGTAAAAACGGTTGGACACCTTTATTCAGGGCGGTTTTTGGAGGCAAAATTTACAACGTACGTATACTCCTGGAAAACAAGGCTGATGTGCATTTAGGTAAGTCTCCGTTAGGTTCGGCTGTTTACCACGGCCATTTGGACATCATAAAAATACTTATTAAAGAAGGAATAAATGTTAATGTTGTAGATGAAAATTCTATGGTTAAGGATACCCCCCTCATCTGCGCAGCCTATAGACGCCGGTCAGCAATTGTTGTTGAGCTATTGAAAGCAGGAGCTGATGTGAGGCTCAGAGACTATAAAGGCAGAACAGCGTTATTAAATGCCCTGGAAGCAGACCAGTACCCATGCGACGAGGATACTGTACTGGCCTTGATAAACGGCGGGGCGGATATTAATGACAAATTATCCTATGAAACAACTGATTCGGTATTTAGAAAGGTTGTAAGTTGGAAAATGACAAAAGTCGTGGATGTTATGTTGCAAAAAGGAGTTTCTCGTGCGGACATGGAGGCGGGTATGGAGTACGCGAAAAGATTTTTAACAGTTGATGATAAATATTGGCAGATATATCTGAAGTTACAACAACTTTTGAAAGGAGATTAG
- a CDS encoding ankyrin repeat domain-containing protein, whose translation MKRKIISIGTKKRLTDSILLRLKLLEDKRLNVFFTFTAESLIDNLLEAKIKGIDLRELVSGIKGLEFLAMQEPPVVQEKDPAAKAKKSIYICLDQLNSANKSKVLQNLARDFRVLKYLNIKEDGYLARELFEAIEQKNTVKAKKLIRMGADFLCTRVETKYGPKDNIFLIQACWECVNVVKELILVGADLEAVNNDNNTALMRTAGLWGGEDVLDLLIAKGADVNYINTQRNNYSVLMQAVLGKHVRNVQKLLKSGADVNHKDITNTTSLMFAAQIGKKELFEVLLKGGADINARNNGGWTALMFAAVNGHKDIVEMLLKKKADKNIKDADNWTALTLALSKEHKEVAGKLIISGAELNIQSGEEYQSALSMAIIKNYYDLVKEILRRKADINIRCRSDFRHQLTPLILAIVCYKQDMARLIISKKPDLNLQDYEGLTALMSDLKYNRGQLFSLILKAGADVNVKDNWNRTALFYAIKTNNKKAVRSLVAKGAEINITDNKGTTPLQLAIMEKRTEIIDILKGAGAVES comes from the coding sequence GTGAAAAGAAAAATTATTTCAATTGGAACAAAGAAACGATTAACAGATTCTATACTGTTACGCCTCAAGCTACTTGAAGACAAAAGATTAAACGTTTTCTTCACCTTTACAGCTGAAAGTTTAATTGACAACTTATTAGAAGCGAAGATCAAGGGTATTGATCTGCGAGAGCTGGTAAGCGGGATCAAAGGCTTGGAATTCCTTGCAATGCAGGAACCACCGGTTGTACAGGAAAAAGATCCGGCAGCCAAAGCGAAAAAATCTATTTATATATGTCTTGATCAATTGAATTCCGCAAACAAATCAAAGGTTTTACAGAATCTGGCCAGAGATTTTAGAGTACTGAAATATCTGAATATTAAAGAAGATGGATATCTTGCCAGAGAATTATTTGAGGCTATAGAACAAAAAAATACTGTTAAAGCTAAAAAACTTATCAGGATGGGAGCGGATTTTCTTTGTACCCGTGTTGAAACCAAGTATGGACCAAAAGACAATATTTTTTTAATTCAGGCTTGCTGGGAATGCGTGAATGTTGTTAAAGAACTAATACTGGTCGGCGCTGATCTGGAAGCAGTTAATAATGACAATAATACTGCTTTGATGAGAACAGCAGGCTTATGGGGCGGTGAAGATGTGCTGGACCTTCTCATAGCAAAGGGGGCTGATGTTAATTACATTAATACGCAAAGAAACAATTATTCCGTTTTAATGCAGGCTGTCCTTGGTAAACATGTCAGGAATGTTCAAAAGCTTTTAAAGTCCGGCGCTGATGTAAATCACAAAGATATTACCAATACTACCTCATTAATGTTCGCTGCGCAAATAGGTAAAAAGGAGCTTTTCGAGGTGCTATTAAAAGGCGGAGCTGATATTAATGCCCGTAATAATGGAGGATGGACAGCCTTAATGTTCGCGGCTGTGAACGGCCATAAAGATATAGTGGAAATGCTGTTGAAAAAAAAGGCTGATAAGAACATTAAGGACGCAGATAACTGGACTGCGCTGACCCTGGCCTTATCCAAGGAACATAAGGAAGTCGCTGGAAAACTTATTATAAGCGGAGCCGAGCTGAACATTCAATCAGGCGAAGAATATCAATCGGCTTTAAGTATGGCCATAATAAAAAATTATTATGATCTGGTGAAAGAGATATTAAGGCGCAAGGCAGATATAAACATAAGGTGCAGGTCTGATTTCCGACATCAGCTTACTCCTCTTATCCTGGCAATTGTATGTTACAAACAGGATATGGCCAGATTAATTATTTCCAAAAAACCAGATTTGAATTTGCAGGATTACGAGGGACTTACGGCTTTAATGTCCGATTTAAAATATAATCGCGGTCAGTTATTTTCATTAATACTTAAAGCCGGCGCTGACGTAAATGTAAAAGACAACTGGAACAGGACTGCTTTGTTTTATGCTATTAAAACCAACAATAAAAAGGCAGTCAGGTCCTTAGTGGCTAAAGGTGCTGAAATAAATATTACGGATAATAAAGGTACTACTCCATTGCAGCTGGCAATAATGGAAAAAAGAACGGAAATTATTGATATACTCAAAGGCGCAGGAGCAGTGGAGAGTTAG
- a CDS encoding ankyrin repeat domain-containing protein → MAHKLVSFDYLEKVLVNFLNEQKKILDNNINIFSGSQSKDVIHQFLLMKMSGIDYIVVLAKTKNLEFLRSEHRSETDSSDIKSKARTAIYFCLRKLNQENADKVLKQLAKSFELLGYKNKVYVPIKRGYLGKEIRSAIMKREYGKIRDYLKAGADIHDKNSRGRTALHEALRVFRTEIVEELINLGADLEMPDDLGETAIHYAAIYGRRETLSKLVLAGADINKKNLRGNTAFLEVIRVSGMKKIVEKLISLGAKVDIADKEGNYALTFAAYDNNCYLLKLLIKAGANLNVQDGKGMTALMLAARSGYQDIVQILVNNGVDIFLKNKEGQTAQDIIKDELNYFKKQYKKKKISVEDFNKWNKKIEEIIRLLNTATDKSPGN, encoded by the coding sequence ATGGCTCACAAGCTGGTATCTTTTGATTATTTGGAAAAAGTTCTTGTTAACTTTTTAAACGAACAAAAAAAAATTCTAGATAATAACATAAATATTTTTTCAGGAAGTCAGTCTAAAGATGTTATTCATCAATTTCTATTAATGAAAATGTCAGGTATTGATTATATTGTGGTTCTTGCGAAAACAAAAAATTTGGAATTTTTACGATCGGAACACAGGTCTGAAACAGACAGCTCAGACATCAAATCTAAGGCAAGGACAGCTATATATTTTTGTCTGAGGAAATTGAACCAAGAGAATGCTGATAAAGTTTTAAAACAGTTAGCCAAAAGCTTTGAACTGCTTGGTTACAAAAATAAAGTATATGTGCCTATAAAACGAGGGTATCTGGGTAAAGAAATAAGAAGTGCCATTATGAAAAGAGAGTATGGAAAGATAAGGGATTATTTAAAAGCAGGCGCAGATATCCATGACAAAAATTCCAGGGGCCGCACTGCTTTACATGAAGCACTTAGAGTGTTTAGAACAGAGATAGTTGAAGAACTCATAAATCTTGGCGCTGATCTGGAAATGCCTGATGACTTAGGAGAAACAGCCATTCATTATGCTGCTATTTATGGCAGGCGAGAAACATTGTCAAAACTTGTTCTGGCTGGTGCTGACATTAATAAAAAGAATCTTCGAGGGAACACAGCGTTTTTGGAAGTTATTCGTGTTTCCGGAATGAAAAAGATTGTTGAAAAGCTAATTTCCCTTGGGGCCAAGGTAGATATAGCAGATAAGGAAGGAAATTATGCCCTTACTTTTGCCGCCTATGATAATAACTGTTATCTGCTGAAATTGTTAATAAAGGCCGGTGCAAACCTGAATGTGCAGGATGGCAAAGGAATGACTGCGTTGATGTTAGCCGCGAGATCTGGATATCAAGATATTGTTCAAATACTTGTTAATAACGGAGTTGACATCTTTTTAAAAAACAAAGAAGGACAAACAGCGCAGGATATAATTAAAGACGAATTAAATTACTTCAAAAAACAATATAAAAAGAAAAAAATAAGTGTTGAGGATTTTAATAAATGGAATAAAAAAATAGAAGAAATAATCCGTTTGCTAAACACAGCTACAGACAAAAGTCCGGGCAATTAG